The following are encoded together in the Lathyrus oleraceus cultivar Zhongwan6 chromosome 3, CAAS_Psat_ZW6_1.0, whole genome shotgun sequence genome:
- the LOC127125503 gene encoding ABC transporter G family member 22: MEDGNYASGLWRTKSEQLESVAEDLNSTPGSSESIRVADGGSGSLTRKSRRASPGGRNTHIRKARSVQTSLKVELDEVNSGAALSRASSLGLSFSFTGFSVPLDEISSSKPFSDDEDIPEDIEAGIHKPKFQTEPTLPIYLKFTDVTYKVVLKGMTKSVDKDILKGITGCVNPGEVLALMGPSGSGKTSLLNLIGARSHQPTIGGSITYNDQPYSKFLKSRIGFVTQDDVLFPHLTVKETLTYAARLRLPKTLTREQKEKRALDVIYELGLERCQDTMIGGSFVRGVSGGERKRVCIGNEIIINPSLLFLDEPTSGLDSTTALRIVQMLHDIAEAGKTIVTTIHQPSSRLFHKFDKLILLGKGNLLFFGKASEAMDYFQFIGCSPLITMNPAEFLLDLANGNMSDISVPSELEDKVHIENAEAETSNGKPSAAVVQEYLVEAYETKVAETEKKKILVPIPLDEEMKSKVYSRDRQWGASWLEQYSILFSRGFKERRHDYFSWLRITQVLSTAVILGLLWWQSDASNPKGLQDQAGLLFFIAVFWGFFPVFTAIFTFPQERAMLNKERATDMYRLSAYFLARTTSDLPLDLVLPVLFLLVVYFMAGLRLSAGPFFLSILTVFLCIVAAQGLGLAIGATLMDLKRATTLASVTVMTFMLAGGFFVKNVPIFISWIRYLSFNYHTYKLLLKVQYEHITPSINGIRIDSGMNEVIALIAMVFGYRLLAYFSLRWMKTQP, encoded by the exons ATGGAGGATGGGAATTATGCAAGTGGATTATGGAGAACGAAATCGGAGCAACTGGAATCAGTGGCGGAAGATTTGAACTCGACTCCGGGATCGAGCGAGTCGATAAGAGTGGCGGACGGTGGCAGCGGGAGTCTTACAAGGAAGTCGAGGAGAGCGTCGCCGGGAGGAAGAAACACACACATAAGGAAGGCGAGGAGCGTTCAAACGTCTTTGAAAGTTGAGTTGGATGAGGTTAATAGTGGTGCCGCTCTTAGCAGAGCTTCGAGTTTGGGACTCTCGTTCTCTTTTACTGGTTTTTCTGTTCCTCTTGATGAAATCAGTAGCTCCAAACCATTCAGCGATGACGAAGATATAC CTGAGGATATTGAAGCTGGAATCCATAAGCCAAAGTTTCAAACTGAACCTACTCTCCCAATATATCTAAAG TTCACGGATGTGACATACAAGGTAGTGCTCAAAGGCATGACAAAGAGTGTTGACAAAGATATCTTGAAAGGGATCACTGGTTGTGTAAATCCAGGAGAAGTTTTAGCGTTGATGGGTCCCTCGGGAAGTGGAAAAACATCTTTGTTGAATCTAATTGGAGCTAGGTCACATCAACCAACAATTGGTGGATCTATTACTTACAATGATCAACCATATTCCAAGTTCCTAAAAAGCAG GATTGGATTTGTGACACAAGATGATGTTTTGTTTCCTCACTTAACTGTCAAAGAAACATTGACATATGCAGCTCGTTTAAGGTTGCCGAAAACATTAACTAGAGAGCAGAAGGAAAAAAGAGCTTTAGATGTTATCTATGAGCTAGGCTTGGAGAG GTGCCAAGACACTATGATAGGAGGTTCGTTTGTTCGAGGAGTATCTGGTGGAGAGAGGAAACGAGTTTGTATTGGCAATGAGATCATAATCAATCCTTCACTTTTGTTTCTTGATGAACCAACATCTGGTTTGGATTCTACAACTGCATTGAGAATAGTTCAAATGCTACATGACATAGCTGAG GCTGGTAAGACGATAGTGACAACAATCCACCAGCCATCAAGCAGACTATTTCACAAATTCGATAAGTTAATCCTTTTGGGAAAAGGGAACTTGCTTTTCTTTGGAAAAGCATCAGAAGCAATGGACTACTTCCAATTCATAGGGTGTTCTCCTCTCATTACCATGAACCCAGCAGAGTTTTTATTGGATCTTGCAAATGGAAACATGAGTGATATTTCTGTACCATCAGAGTTAGAGGATAAAGTTCATATCGAAAACGCAGAAGCTGAAACATCCAATGGGAAACCATCAGCCGCAGTTGTACAAGAG TATCTAGTGGAGGCATATGAGACTAAAGTAGCAGAAACTGAGAAGAAGAAAATATTGGTTCCGATTCCTCTTGATGAAGAAATGAAGTCTAAGGTTTATTCACGTGATAGACAGTGGGGAGCAAGTTGGTTAGAGCAATACTCAATATTGTTTTCTAGAGGATTCAAAGAACGTAGACATGACTATTTCAGCTGGTTGAGAATCACACAAGTTCTATCCACTGCAGTCATTCTAGGATTACTCTGGTGGCAATCAGATGCTAGCAACCCAAAGGGTCTTCAAGACCAG GCAGGATTGCTTTTCTTTATAGCGGTGTTTTGGGGATTTTTTCCTGTGTTCACTGCAATATTCACATTTCCTCAAGAAAGAGCAATGCTGAATAAGGAAAGAGCAACAGATATGTACAGATTAAGTGCATACTTTTTGGCTAGAACAACAAGTGACCTTCCATTAGACCTTGTATTACCAGTACTCTTCCTGCTAGTTGTTTATTTCATGGCTGGTTTGAGACTCAGTGCAGGACCCTTTTTCCTTAGTATCCTTACTGTTTTTCTCTGCATTGTAGCAGCTCAG GGACTCGGACTCGCTATCGGGGCGACACTAATGGACTTGAAAAGAGCAACAACTTTGGCTTCAGTCACTGTCATGACTTTCATGTTAGCTGGTGGTTTCTTTGTAAAG AATGTTCCTATATTTATATCTTGGATTCGGTATCTATCTTTCAACTACCACACATACAAGCTTTTGCTGAAGGTGCAATATGAACACATTACACCTAGCATAAATGGGATCAGAATTGACAGTGGTATGAATGAGGTTATTGCTTTGATAGCTATGGTATTTGGTTACCGTTTATTGGCCTATTTTTCTCTGAGGTGGATGAAAACTCAACCATAG
- the LOC127129829 gene encoding uncharacterized protein LOC127129829 — translation MVSETEMPHHSEIESQTTTNVNLHTTTEASAADEKQHVADLTKRRVPPRHILLSLQDRDPDNVTRITQVYKHKSVIQKEIRGPRSEIQHLFKLIEDAGYVYWSRKKDDSEVVREIFWAHPDSVKLLNIFPIVLVMDSTYKTNKYRQPLFEIVGMTSTELTFAVAFAYMESEQTKNFCWVLEKLKELFVKKDICPQVILTDRDLALMKAIEIVFPRSINLLCRFHINKNVGAKCKQHVVNDLQKTIDTLWMEVVWASDEVEYGQRLHQLEQACVDYSGFINYVKDTWLTPHRHRFVGAWINRVLHLGNTTTNRVESAHWKLKQMLGNSIGDMVKCWEAMNNNLRLQLGNIRASFQKSFYEVENAHISPFYG, via the exons ATGGTGTCCGAGACAGAGATGCCCCATCATTCTGAGATAGAGTCTCAGACTACTACAAATGTTAATCTACATACAACTACTGAGGCGTCTGCTGCGG atgagaagcaacatgtcgctgatttgacAAAGAGACGTGTACCCcctagacacatattgctttccttgcaagaccgagatcctgataatgtcactcggattacgcaagtatacaagcataagagtgtgatacaaaaagagataagaggtcctaggagtgagatacaacatctgtttaagcttattgaggatgcaggctatgtctattggagtagaaaaaaggatgactcggaagtggtgagagagatattttgggcacatcctgattcagttaagttgttgaatatttttccgattgtgttagttatggatagcacctacaagacaaataaatatagacaacctttgtttgaaattgttggcatgacatcgaccgagttgacttttgctgttgcatttgcgtatatggagtctgagcagacaaagaatttttgctgggtattggagaaactaaaagagttgtttgtgaagaaagacatatgtccacaagtgattttgacagatagagatcttgctttgatgaaagcaattgaaattgtgtttcccaggtcgattaatttgctatgtagatttcacattaacaaaaacgttggtgccaaatgcaaacaacatgtggtgaatgacctgcaaaagacgatagacacattatggatggaagttgtttgggctagtgatgaggttgagtatggtcaacggttgcatcaacttgagcaagcatgtgttgattatagtggatttattaattatgtgaaagacacatggttgactccacataggcatagatttgttggagcatggattaatcgagtgctacatttgggtaacacaacgactaatcg ggttgaatctgctcattggaagttaaagcagatgttaggaaacagtataggtgacatggtcaaatgttgggaagccatgaataacaacttgaggttacaactgggaaacattagagcttcttttcaaaagagtttttacgaagttgagAACGCGCACATAAgtcccttttatg GTTAA